From the genome of Haloterrigena sp. KLK7, one region includes:
- a CDS encoding TRAM domain-containing protein produces the protein MADCPLADDCPSFSERISGMGCQHYGDRGGKEWCNHYSQPIEDLKTQPVKAGEEIVIDVVDMHESGAGVGRTEDGFIVMVDGILPEARARVQVTQVHSNHARAEELELLPMDPDEEESGDDETVSDDADADAEGDDSAAETDDESDEGDENGGSASKPARERLGSRENFWGS, from the coding sequence ATGGCAGACTGTCCACTTGCCGACGACTGCCCGAGCTTTTCCGAACGGATCTCGGGAATGGGGTGTCAGCACTACGGCGACCGCGGGGGCAAGGAATGGTGTAACCACTACAGCCAGCCCATCGAGGACCTGAAGACCCAGCCCGTCAAGGCGGGCGAGGAGATCGTCATCGACGTCGTCGACATGCACGAGAGCGGTGCCGGCGTCGGTCGGACCGAGGACGGCTTCATCGTGATGGTCGACGGGATCCTGCCCGAGGCCCGCGCTCGCGTCCAAGTGACGCAGGTTCACAGTAACCACGCTCGCGCGGAGGAACTCGAACTTCTCCCGATGGATCCCGACGAGGAGGAGTCGGGCGATGACGAGACAGTCTCGGACGACGCGGATGCCGACGCCGAGGGCGACGATTCGGCGGCCGAGACGGACGACGAGAGCGACGAGGGCGACGAGAACGGCGGAAGCGCCAGTAAACCGGCCCGCGAGCGGCTGGGCAGTCGGGAGAACTTCTGGGGCTCGTAG
- a CDS encoding electron transfer flavoprotein subunit alpha/FixB family protein, with product MTDVLAVTDHRRGELRDVSYEIITAGRQLADETGGDLHLAVVSGTVDDFAEKVNREGVDAIHTVDYGEEFNHDVYTQAITQLYDDLAPQYVLAPNSVNGLDYAPAVATELDLPIVTDTIGLETDGDTLIATREMYGGKVETTNELEGPAVATIRSAEWPQAEGTGDASIETFDATIDEDAIGSTVNGFEEVGGGDVDISEADVLVSVGRGIEEEDNLPLIEELADALGATVSSSRPIVDNGWLPKNRQVGQSGKVVTPDVYIAIGISGAVQHVAGMKGSDTIVAINTDPNAPIMDIADYAIVDDLFDVVPALTEEFQ from the coding sequence ATGACGGACGTCCTCGCGGTCACGGACCACCGCCGCGGCGAGCTGCGCGACGTCAGCTACGAGATCATCACGGCGGGCCGCCAGCTGGCCGACGAGACCGGCGGCGACCTGCATCTGGCGGTCGTCAGCGGCACCGTCGACGACTTCGCCGAGAAGGTAAACCGCGAGGGCGTCGACGCCATCCACACCGTCGACTACGGCGAGGAGTTCAACCACGACGTCTACACCCAGGCGATCACGCAGCTCTACGACGACCTCGCCCCGCAGTACGTCCTCGCCCCGAACAGCGTCAACGGCCTCGACTACGCGCCGGCCGTCGCCACCGAACTCGACCTGCCGATCGTCACCGACACGATCGGCCTCGAGACCGACGGCGACACGCTGATCGCCACCCGCGAGATGTACGGCGGCAAGGTCGAGACCACCAACGAACTCGAGGGTCCCGCCGTCGCGACGATCCGCAGCGCCGAGTGGCCACAGGCCGAGGGCACCGGCGACGCTTCGATCGAGACCTTCGACGCGACGATCGACGAGGACGCGATCGGCTCGACCGTCAACGGCTTCGAGGAGGTCGGCGGCGGCGACGTCGACATCAGCGAAGCGGACGTCCTCGTGAGCGTCGGTCGCGGGATCGAGGAGGAGGACAACCTCCCGCTCATCGAGGAGCTCGCGGACGCGCTCGGCGCGACGGTGTCGTCCTCGCGGCCCATCGTCGACAACGGCTGGCTGCCCAAGAACCGGCAGGTCGGCCAGTCCGGAAAGGTCGTCACGCCCGACGTCTACATCGCGATCGGTATCTCCGGCGCGGTTCAGCACGTCGCCGGCATGAAGGGCTCCGATACGATCGTCGCGATCAACACGGATCCCAACGCGCCGATCATGGACATCGCCGATTACGCCATCGTCGACGACCTCTTCGACGTCGTCCCGGCGCTCACCGAGGAGTTCCAGTAA
- a CDS encoding sulfatase-like hydrolase/transferase: protein MDLAPESYTLSNFIEACKNPEKFKHELKKRYGDVNKRLFYRKYGRPTNVMDADWDNLLLLDACRFDYLSKYNSIGGELDAAVSVASTSNEFMEKTFAGETFHDTVYVSANGFSHQLEGGTFHEFVSTYPESQRDVLDSELYRNYRPGIVREKAVEAYERHPDKRLLVHFMQPHGPYFGPKAETLRERLRTDYGLEFSAWKSDADVTSRSEGMVYLMDAAEAGYVSTDELQEVYVENLKLVLEHVERLLERLDGKTVITSDHGELLGETTNLYSRLTGDRYEHPGYVWTPELRLVPWLVVPSEHRRDIVAEAPVDRDDVDEDVVEDHLRALGYQS from the coding sequence ATGGATCTCGCCCCGGAATCTTACACCCTCTCCAATTTTATCGAGGCGTGCAAGAACCCCGAGAAGTTCAAACACGAACTCAAAAAGCGGTACGGGGACGTCAACAAACGCCTCTTCTACCGCAAGTACGGGCGCCCGACGAACGTCATGGACGCGGACTGGGACAATCTCCTGCTCCTGGACGCCTGCCGATTCGACTACCTCTCGAAGTACAATTCGATCGGCGGAGAACTCGACGCCGCCGTCTCCGTCGCGTCGACGAGCAACGAGTTCATGGAGAAGACGTTCGCCGGGGAGACGTTCCACGACACCGTATACGTCTCCGCGAACGGGTTCTCACACCAGCTGGAGGGGGGCACCTTCCACGAATTCGTGTCGACGTATCCCGAGTCCCAGCGGGACGTTCTCGATAGCGAACTCTATCGGAACTACCGGCCGGGGATCGTCCGCGAGAAGGCCGTCGAGGCCTACGAACGCCATCCGGACAAGCGGTTGCTCGTCCACTTCATGCAGCCCCACGGTCCCTACTTCGGTCCGAAAGCCGAGACGTTGCGGGAGCGCCTCCGGACGGACTACGGACTCGAGTTCTCCGCCTGGAAATCGGACGCCGACGTCACCAGTCGCTCGGAGGGCATGGTGTACCTGATGGACGCTGCGGAGGCGGGATACGTCTCCACGGACGAACTGCAGGAGGTGTACGTCGAAAACCTGAAACTGGTCCTCGAGCACGTCGAGCGACTGCTGGAGCGACTCGACGGCAAGACCGTCATCACGTCCGACCACGGCGAACTGCTCGGCGAGACGACGAACCTGTATTCCAGGCTCACCGGCGACCGGTACGAACATCCGGGATACGTCTGGACGCCGGAACTCCGGCTCGTCCCCTGGCTCGTCGTCCCGTCTGAGCACAGGCGCGACATCGTCGCGGAAGCCCCGGTCGACCGCGATGACGTCGACGAGGACGTCGTCGAAGACCATCTCCGGGCGCTGGGCTATCAGTCCTGA
- a CDS encoding DUF6293 family protein: MQTHIVPVGFDYDRLIAPLVRDQIDVDSVILLEGAVGSEANVEYSRHLSDKLETDFKNLLGASTERFVLADVYDYDAAFEQAYDLITAELDDGNEVWVNVAAMPRTVSFAFANAAHSLMVERQEDREGIHTYYTAPEKYLETELAEELREQIELLEELDAGTGVDGDETLDGDRIDERLESARDLLSEFDERGTTIGAKEIDGRHIVELPVASFSNVKPFEELILFKLGEDGEFDSVSELAESLARELNEEYTDSFRSKVIYNVDRLGPGGKGYIEREEHGKSYRTRLSRIGELWVRAHSDDESR, encoded by the coding sequence ATGCAAACCCATATCGTTCCGGTCGGCTTCGACTACGACCGGCTGATCGCGCCGCTGGTACGCGATCAGATCGACGTCGACAGCGTCATTCTGCTCGAGGGCGCCGTCGGGAGCGAGGCCAACGTGGAGTACTCCCGCCACCTCTCGGACAAACTCGAGACGGACTTCAAGAACCTGCTGGGGGCGAGCACCGAGCGGTTCGTTCTGGCGGACGTCTACGACTACGACGCGGCCTTCGAGCAGGCCTACGACCTCATCACCGCGGAGCTCGACGACGGCAACGAGGTCTGGGTCAACGTCGCCGCGATGCCCCGGACGGTCAGTTTCGCCTTCGCCAACGCCGCCCACTCCCTGATGGTCGAACGGCAGGAGGACCGCGAGGGGATTCACACCTACTACACCGCCCCCGAGAAGTACCTCGAGACGGAGCTGGCCGAGGAACTCCGCGAGCAGATCGAACTGCTCGAGGAACTGGACGCCGGGACGGGAGTAGACGGCGATGAGACGCTCGACGGCGATCGGATCGACGAACGCCTCGAGAGCGCCCGCGACCTCCTCTCGGAGTTCGACGAGCGCGGGACGACGATCGGCGCCAAGGAGATCGACGGCCGCCACATCGTCGAACTGCCCGTCGCCTCCTTCTCGAACGTCAAACCCTTCGAGGAGCTCATCCTGTTCAAGCTCGGCGAGGACGGCGAGTTCGATTCGGTCTCCGAACTCGCGGAGTCGCTGGCCCGCGAACTGAACGAGGAGTACACCGACAGCTTCCGGTCGAAGGTCATCTACAACGTCGACCGGCTCGGGCCCGGCGGCAAGGGGTACATCGAACGCGAGGAGCACGGTAAATCTTATCGAACCAGGCTCTCGCGGATCGGTGAGTTGTGGGTTCGGGCTCACTCGGACGACGAGTCGCGGTAG
- a CDS encoding Tfx family DNA-binding protein → MIDEIEGLLEEIGFDAGTSVLTHRQAQVLALRERGVSQADIADALGTSRANVSSIESSARENLEKARETVAFAEALRAPVRVRVPAGTDLYDVPQLVYDACDEKGVKVDHTAPDLMKVVSDAAGSAVSGREVSTPLIVGVTSEGMVRVRHQDRQE, encoded by the coding sequence GTGATCGACGAGATCGAGGGGCTGCTCGAGGAAATCGGGTTCGACGCCGGGACGAGCGTGTTGACCCACCGACAGGCGCAGGTGCTCGCGCTCCGCGAACGCGGCGTCTCGCAGGCCGATATCGCCGACGCGCTGGGTACCTCGCGGGCGAACGTCTCCTCGATCGAGTCGAGCGCGCGCGAGAACCTCGAGAAGGCCCGCGAGACGGTCGCCTTCGCGGAGGCGCTGCGGGCGCCGGTCCGCGTCCGGGTCCCGGCGGGGACCGATCTCTACGACGTCCCGCAACTGGTCTACGACGCCTGCGACGAGAAGGGCGTCAAGGTCGATCACACCGCGCCGGACCTGATGAAGGTCGTCAGCGACGCCGCGGGATCGGCGGTGTCGGGACGCGAGGTCTCGACGCCGCTGATCGTCGGCGTCACCTCCGAGGGGATGGTGCGGGTCCGCCATCAGGACCGTCAGGAGTGA
- a CDS encoding electron transfer flavoprotein subunit beta/FixA family protein: MKILVTVKEVATVEDEFEIEGTAIAEQYLGADLNEWDDYAIEEAVQLQEEGVADEVVTVTIGPEECEQTIRQALAKGADRAVRVWDDSLEDVDLLDVGAKTEILSAVVEEEDPDLVLTGVQSGDDSWGATGVSVAENLGYQWGAVVNHLEHDLEDAASVRRELEGGVEELTEIELPAVLTIQTGINEPRYASLRGIRQAQRKELDVKALADLDVDESAIESELELSDMYEPESESDVTTWEGSAEETAGELAELLRDKGVAP, encoded by the coding sequence ATGAAAATCCTCGTTACGGTCAAAGAAGTCGCGACCGTCGAAGACGAGTTCGAAATCGAGGGCACTGCGATCGCCGAGCAGTACCTCGGTGCCGACCTCAACGAGTGGGACGACTACGCCATCGAGGAGGCCGTCCAGCTCCAGGAGGAGGGTGTCGCCGACGAAGTCGTGACGGTCACGATCGGTCCGGAGGAGTGCGAGCAGACCATCCGACAGGCGCTGGCGAAGGGCGCCGACCGCGCCGTCCGCGTCTGGGACGACTCGCTCGAGGACGTCGATCTGCTGGACGTCGGCGCGAAGACGGAGATTCTCAGTGCCGTCGTCGAGGAGGAGGACCCCGATCTCGTCCTGACGGGCGTCCAGTCCGGCGACGATAGCTGGGGCGCGACGGGCGTCTCCGTCGCCGAGAACCTCGGCTACCAGTGGGGTGCCGTCGTCAACCACCTCGAGCACGACCTCGAGGACGCCGCTTCGGTGCGGCGCGAACTCGAGGGCGGGGTCGAGGAGCTGACCGAGATCGAGCTCCCGGCCGTGCTGACGATCCAGACGGGGATCAACGAGCCCCGCTACGCCAGCCTGCGCGGCATTCGCCAGGCCCAGCGCAAGGAACTCGACGTGAAAGCGCTCGCCGACCTCGACGTCGACGAGAGCGCCATCGAGTCCGAACTCGAGCTGAGCGACATGTACGAGCCAGAAAGCGAGAGCGACGTGACGACCTGGGAGGGCAGCGCCGAGGAGACCGCCGGGGAGCTCGCTGAACTCCTTCGCGACAAGGGGGTGGCACCATGA
- a CDS encoding MMPL family transporter has product MSGSPATRYAEWIVSHSRLVVVLGLLLTAVVAAGAAIGDPGDGDIGQFETDSEETEALEEIEATYGTDDAVVAQLVVRDEGGDVLTRDSLLEGLRLQRDVREDEELNATLDERGFVGLENVVGTAAVVEDRAAEANGSPDTSEPTLEEQIAALESRSDEEVEALLADVLDPESDEGRQGQSAGSEAADPYDFLPSDYEPGETTADARIAFVFQVDDGGPDEDPRAAYDAQVELADQVDERFDDAFLFGQGVVDEASSNAVGDSFAIITPVALVLVLGVLAFTYRDVVDVLLALVGIGVVMAWLAGVRGWLEIPSSQLLIAVPFLLIGLSIDYALHVVMRYREARAGELEAVATPERAASATANGGSVGPRAGMTLGLAGVALALGAATVSTGVGFLSNVVSPLGAVRDFAVLSAGGILATFVAFAVFVPALKVEVDERLESRFGRNRAKRPFGSETGLSNQVLSRVVAVPRRAPLAVVLVALLLAVGGAYGATGIDTEFNQADFLPEDAPEWATSLPEPLAPGTYTISDDAAYLGENFAERGEGSQTQVLIRGPVTDPDALAAMDEAGSGVSEGDTIVLRPDGEAAIEGPPTVIREIAGDNDTVAAALEERDTDGDGLPDEDVAGFYDVLFDADADRASDVLYRTDSGEYESARLLVSVQGDAPAQSVADDSRDIAAAVDDAESVSAVATGGPVITAVVQDALLETLVEAFVVTLVVVLGFLTALYWVRHRSLSLGAVTLAPVVAALAWLLGTMALLDLPFNSETAVITSLAIGLGVDYSIHVGERFVAERRERESLEDALEATITGTGGALLGSAATTAAGFGVLALALAPPLQRFGLVTGLSIVFAFVACLTVLPCLLVLRERSLDRAS; this is encoded by the coding sequence ATGAGCGGCTCTCCCGCCACCAGATACGCGGAGTGGATCGTCTCGCACAGCCGACTCGTCGTCGTGCTCGGGCTCCTCCTGACCGCCGTCGTCGCCGCCGGCGCGGCGATCGGCGACCCCGGAGACGGCGATATCGGCCAGTTCGAGACCGACTCCGAGGAGACCGAGGCGCTCGAAGAGATCGAGGCGACCTACGGCACCGACGACGCCGTCGTCGCCCAACTCGTCGTCCGCGACGAGGGCGGTGACGTGCTCACCCGCGACTCGCTGCTCGAGGGACTGCGACTCCAGCGAGACGTCCGCGAGGACGAGGAACTGAACGCGACGCTCGACGAGCGGGGGTTCGTCGGTCTCGAGAACGTCGTCGGAACGGCCGCGGTCGTCGAGGATCGGGCCGCCGAGGCGAACGGCTCGCCCGATACAAGCGAGCCGACGCTCGAGGAGCAGATCGCGGCCCTCGAGTCGCGCTCGGACGAGGAGGTCGAGGCGCTGCTCGCGGACGTGCTCGATCCCGAGAGCGACGAGGGTCGGCAGGGTCAGTCGGCGGGATCGGAAGCGGCGGACCCCTACGACTTCCTCCCGTCCGACTACGAACCGGGCGAGACGACGGCCGACGCGCGGATCGCGTTCGTCTTCCAGGTCGACGACGGCGGTCCGGACGAGGACCCGCGGGCGGCCTACGACGCGCAGGTCGAGCTCGCCGACCAGGTCGACGAGCGCTTCGACGACGCGTTCCTCTTCGGGCAGGGCGTCGTCGACGAGGCGTCGTCGAACGCCGTCGGCGACAGCTTCGCGATCATCACGCCCGTCGCGCTCGTGCTCGTACTGGGCGTCCTCGCGTTCACCTATCGGGACGTCGTCGACGTCCTGCTCGCTCTCGTCGGGATCGGCGTCGTCATGGCGTGGCTCGCCGGCGTTCGGGGTTGGCTCGAGATCCCCTCCAGCCAGCTACTGATCGCCGTCCCGTTCCTGCTGATCGGACTGAGCATCGACTACGCGCTGCACGTGGTCATGCGGTATCGGGAGGCCAGAGCCGGCGAACTCGAGGCGGTCGCGACGCCGGAGCGAGCGGCGAGTGCGACCGCCAACGGCGGCTCGGTCGGCCCGCGAGCCGGCATGACGCTCGGGCTCGCCGGCGTCGCCCTCGCGCTCGGGGCCGCCACGGTCTCGACGGGCGTCGGCTTCCTCTCGAACGTCGTCAGCCCGCTGGGAGCGGTCCGGGACTTCGCGGTACTCAGCGCGGGCGGCATCCTCGCGACGTTCGTCGCCTTCGCCGTCTTCGTGCCGGCGCTGAAGGTCGAGGTCGACGAACGGCTCGAGTCGCGGTTCGGACGAAATCGGGCGAAGCGGCCGTTCGGGTCGGAGACGGGCCTCTCCAATCAGGTCCTCTCGCGGGTGGTCGCCGTTCCGCGGCGGGCGCCGCTGGCTGTCGTCCTCGTCGCCCTCCTGCTGGCCGTCGGCGGCGCCTACGGCGCGACGGGGATCGACACCGAATTCAACCAAGCGGATTTCCTCCCCGAGGACGCGCCCGAGTGGGCCACGTCCCTGCCGGAGCCGCTGGCGCCCGGTACGTACACGATCAGCGACGATGCCGCGTACCTCGGCGAGAACTTCGCCGAGCGCGGCGAGGGGAGTCAGACGCAGGTCCTGATACGGGGACCCGTCACCGATCCCGACGCGCTCGCGGCGATGGACGAGGCCGGCAGCGGCGTCTCCGAGGGCGACACGATCGTTCTCCGGCCGGACGGCGAGGCCGCCATCGAGGGGCCGCCGACGGTGATCCGCGAGATCGCCGGCGACAACGATACCGTCGCGGCCGCGCTCGAGGAGCGCGATACGGACGGCGACGGGCTCCCCGACGAGGACGTCGCCGGCTTCTATGACGTCCTGTTCGACGCCGATGCGGACCGGGCATCGGACGTCCTCTATCGGACCGATAGCGGCGAGTACGAGTCCGCGCGCCTCCTCGTGAGCGTGCAGGGCGACGCTCCGGCGCAGTCGGTCGCCGACGACAGCCGCGATATCGCTGCCGCGGTCGACGACGCCGAGTCCGTTTCCGCGGTCGCGACCGGCGGCCCGGTGATCACGGCGGTCGTTCAGGACGCGCTGCTCGAGACGCTCGTCGAGGCCTTCGTCGTCACGCTGGTGGTCGTCCTGGGCTTCCTGACGGCGCTCTACTGGGTCCGCCACCGATCGCTCTCGCTGGGCGCGGTGACCCTCGCACCCGTCGTCGCCGCGCTCGCGTGGCTGCTCGGAACGATGGCGCTGCTCGACCTGCCGTTCAACAGCGAGACGGCGGTCATCACGAGCCTCGCGATCGGGCTCGGCGTCGACTACAGCATTCACGTCGGCGAGCGGTTCGTCGCGGAGCGACGCGAACGGGAATCGCTCGAGGACGCCCTCGAGGCGACGATCACCGGTACCGGCGGAGCGCTGCTGGGGAGCGCGGCGACGACGGCGGCGGGCTTTGGCGTCCTCGCGCTGGCGCTGGCGCCCCCACTACAGCGATTCGGACTGGTGACGGGGCTGAGCATCGTCTTCGCGTTCGTCGCCTGCCTCACCGTGCTCCCGTGTCTGCTCGTGCTCCGGGAGCGGTCGCTCGATCGAGCGTCGTGA
- a CDS encoding MBL fold metallo-hydrolase: MDRISLSNSAFEGDNNAYLFADGTETVLIDTGDGTATTREQLEDALAERGLAFADVDRIFLTHWHGDHTGLAGAIQAESGAEVYVHEADAPLVEGDEDAWAAMYDRQEEYFERWGMPEEKRAVLRERMADAETGAASPTVETFAGGETFPVPGGELEVVHASGHAAGLCMFETTLEGRREVVSGDALLPVYTPNVGGADVRVDRPLERYLRALQGIVDADYDRAWPGHRDPIDDPAGRAQYIIDHHAERAWRVLDALDRKGPCDTWTVSADLFGDLEGIHVLHGPGESYAHLEHLERAGTVVREDAEYRLADGVAEVLAAKDEQRWHLEY; this comes from the coding sequence ATGGATCGGATTTCGCTGTCGAACTCGGCGTTCGAAGGCGACAACAACGCGTATCTCTTCGCGGACGGGACGGAGACGGTGCTGATCGACACCGGCGACGGGACGGCGACGACCCGGGAGCAACTCGAGGACGCCCTCGCCGAACGGGGCCTCGCCTTCGCCGACGTCGACCGCATCTTCCTCACTCACTGGCACGGCGATCACACCGGGCTGGCGGGCGCGATCCAGGCCGAGAGCGGCGCCGAGGTCTACGTCCACGAGGCCGACGCGCCGCTCGTCGAGGGCGACGAGGACGCGTGGGCGGCGATGTACGACCGCCAGGAGGAGTACTTCGAACGGTGGGGGATGCCCGAGGAGAAGCGCGCCGTCCTCCGCGAGCGGATGGCCGACGCCGAGACGGGCGCCGCGTCGCCGACCGTCGAGACGTTCGCGGGCGGCGAGACGTTCCCCGTTCCCGGCGGTGAACTCGAGGTCGTCCACGCGTCGGGCCACGCCGCGGGGTTGTGCATGTTCGAAACGACCCTCGAGGGCCGGCGGGAGGTCGTCTCCGGCGACGCGCTGTTGCCGGTCTACACGCCCAACGTCGGCGGCGCGGACGTCCGCGTCGATCGCCCGCTCGAGCGGTACCTCCGGGCGCTGCAGGGGATCGTCGACGCCGACTACGATCGCGCGTGGCCGGGCCACCGCGATCCGATCGACGACCCCGCCGGCCGCGCTCAGTACATCATCGATCACCACGCGGAACGCGCCTGGCGGGTCCTCGACGCGCTGGACCGGAAGGGACCCTGCGACACGTGGACCGTGAGCGCGGACCTCTTCGGCGACCTCGAGGGGATCCACGTCCTCCACGGGCCCGGAGAATCGTACGCGCACTTAGAGCACTTAGAGCGGGCCGGGACCGTCGTGCGGGAGGACGCCGAGTATCGGCTGGCCGACGGCGTCGCCGAAGTGCTCGCCGCGAAGGACGAACAGCGCTGGCACCTCGAGTACTGA